In one Trueperaceae bacterium genomic region, the following are encoded:
- the dinB gene encoding DNA polymerase IV, which produces MRRIVHLDADAFYASVEQRDDPSLRGVPVAVGSASGRGVVMTASYEARAFGVRSAMPSAEAARRCPELRFVPPRMETYRAVSREIFAIYRTYAAAVEPLALDEAYLDVTEPLRGPPSGTRVAEAIRRDVHRETGLRVSAGVSYCKFVAKLASDDAKPDGVKTVPPEDAEAYLRDLPVRRIHGVGPRTAERLAALGVATAGDVAAYDPDALERHFGKVGRDLWHMARGEDERPVDPHRVRKSVSSETTFARDRSGVEDLVEALPDVCADTAHRARRAGVRGRGVVVKVKDDRHQVHTRQVRLPAATDAVETIHAVARDLLTTRVPLARPVRLLGVGLTALEVGNVHQPPLFEGPGTDPTPAGATPPDGDPERRP; this is translated from the coding sequence GTGCGGCGGATCGTGCACCTCGATGCCGACGCCTTCTACGCGTCGGTCGAGCAACGCGACGACCCGAGCCTCCGCGGCGTCCCGGTCGCCGTCGGCAGCGCGTCGGGGCGCGGCGTCGTCATGACCGCCAGTTACGAGGCGCGCGCCTTCGGCGTGCGCAGCGCGATGCCGTCGGCGGAGGCCGCCCGCCGGTGTCCCGAACTGCGGTTCGTGCCGCCCCGCATGGAGACGTACCGGGCGGTGAGCCGCGAGATCTTCGCGATCTACCGCACGTACGCCGCCGCCGTGGAGCCGCTCGCGCTGGACGAGGCGTACCTCGACGTGACCGAGCCGTTGCGGGGACCGCCGTCGGGGACGCGCGTCGCGGAAGCGATCCGGCGGGACGTGCACCGCGAGACCGGCCTTCGCGTGTCCGCAGGGGTGTCGTACTGCAAGTTCGTCGCGAAGCTCGCGAGCGACGACGCGAAGCCGGACGGCGTGAAGACGGTGCCGCCCGAGGACGCCGAGGCGTACCTCCGCGACCTGCCGGTCCGCCGCATCCACGGCGTCGGGCCGCGCACCGCGGAACGCCTCGCGGCGTTGGGCGTGGCGACCGCCGGCGACGTCGCGGCGTACGACCCGGACGCCCTCGAGCGGCACTTCGGGAAGGTGGGGCGCGACCTGTGGCACATGGCGCGCGGCGAGGACGAACGGCCGGTCGACCCCCACCGCGTCCGCAAGTCGGTGTCGTCGGAGACGACGTTCGCGCGCGACCGGAGCGGCGTCGAGGACCTCGTCGAGGCGCTCCCGGACGTGTGCGCCGACACCGCGCACCGGGCGCGCCGGGCCGGCGTCCGGGGGCGCGGCGTCGTCGTGAAGGTCAAGGACGACCGCCACCAGGTGCACACCCGCCAGGTGCGGCTGCCCGCGGCGACCGACGCGGTCGAGACGATCCACGCCGTCGCGCGGGACCTGCTGACGACCCGCGTGCCGCTCGCGCGTCCGGTCCGGCTGTTGGGGGTCGGGTTGACGGCGTTGGAGGTCGGGAACGTGCACCAGCCCCCGCTCTTCGAGGGGCCCGGGACGGACCCCACGCCCGCGGGGGCGACGCCGCCCGACGGCGATCCCGAACGCCGGCCCTGA
- a CDS encoding MBL fold metallo-hydrolase, with protein MSAPTGPVLRSAGAAGTVTGSCHHLTYAGARLLVDCGAFQGPADLEARNAEPFPFDPAALDAVVLTHAHLDHVGRLPQLVRAGFRGPVLAAPGTRDVADVILHDAAKIAREDVERARRKARRAGREDAVAPPPFDEADVEAALHRFRTVAFGAATDVAGLRVTLHPAGHVVGSAWVALDGPEGRIVASGDLGNRESLLHPAPAPPDAARAVLCEATYGDRTHRSRAATRAEFADVLAQAASAGGRVLIPSFALERTQAVLYEIHRLQREGTVPEVPVVLDSPMASRMTEIYRRHPDAFRPEVRALAGDGDPFTPPRFQATPDAASSRALNDREGPLIVVAGSGMMTGGRILHHLKHHLWKDDTRVVVVGYQARGTLGRALVGGATHVRIFGDAIRVRARIHTIGGLSAHADRDDLLAWLAPVHGAKVRLVHGEADALDAFAATLGDRGHDAAVVEEGRATAL; from the coding sequence GTGAGCGCCCCCACCGGCCCCGTCCTCCGCTCCGCCGGCGCGGCGGGCACCGTGACCGGCTCGTGCCACCACCTCACCTACGCCGGCGCCCGCCTCCTCGTCGATTGCGGCGCCTTCCAGGGCCCCGCGGACCTCGAGGCGCGCAACGCCGAACCGTTCCCGTTCGACCCCGCCGCCCTCGACGCCGTCGTCCTCACGCACGCGCACCTCGATCACGTCGGGCGCCTCCCCCAGCTCGTGCGGGCGGGCTTCCGCGGCCCGGTCCTCGCGGCGCCCGGCACCCGCGACGTCGCCGACGTCATCCTCCACGACGCGGCGAAGATCGCCCGCGAGGACGTGGAGCGCGCCCGCCGCAAGGCCCGGCGGGCCGGCCGCGAGGACGCCGTCGCCCCCCCACCGTTCGACGAAGCGGACGTCGAGGCCGCCCTGCATCGATTCCGGACCGTCGCGTTCGGCGCCGCCACCGACGTCGCCGGCCTCCGCGTCACGCTGCACCCCGCCGGGCACGTCGTCGGCAGCGCCTGGGTCGCCCTCGACGGCCCCGAGGGCCGCATCGTGGCGTCCGGCGACCTCGGGAACCGCGAGAGCCTCCTGCATCCCGCCCCCGCCCCGCCCGACGCCGCCCGGGCGGTGCTGTGCGAAGCGACGTACGGCGACCGGACGCACCGCTCGCGCGCCGCGACCCGCGCGGAGTTCGCCGACGTCCTCGCGCAGGCCGCGTCGGCCGGCGGGCGGGTCCTGATCCCCAGCTTCGCGCTCGAGCGCACGCAAGCGGTGCTCTACGAGATCCACCGCCTCCAACGCGAGGGCACCGTGCCGGAGGTGCCCGTGGTGCTCGACTCCCCGATGGCGTCGCGCATGACCGAGATCTACCGCCGTCACCCCGACGCCTTCCGGCCCGAGGTCCGCGCCCTCGCCGGCGACGGCGACCCGTTCACGCCCCCGCGCTTCCAGGCGACGCCCGACGCGGCCTCCAGCCGCGCCCTGAACGACCGCGAGGGCCCCCTGATCGTCGTCGCGGGCTCCGGCATGATGACGGGCGGACGGATCCTGCACCACCTCAAGCACCACCTCTGGAAGGACGACACCCGCGTCGTCGTGGTCGGGTACCAGGCCCGCGGGACGCTCGGGCGGGCCCTCGTGGGCGGCGCGACGCACGTGCGGATCTTCGGGGACGCGATTCGGGTCCGGGCCCGCATCCACACCATCGGGGGGCTCTCCGCCCACGCCGACCGCGACGACCTGCTCGCGTGGCTGGCGCCGGTCCACGGGGCGAAGGTCCGCCTGGTGCACGGCGAAGCGGACGCGCTCGACGCGTTCGCCGCGACGCTCGGCGACCGGGGCCACGACGCCGCGGTCGTCGAGGAGGGCCGCGCGACGGCGCTCTGA
- a CDS encoding RsmB/NOP family class I SAM-dependent RNA methyltransferase: MGAAPHADAPRDPRDVAFDVARRAARTGRLSRTLGRALDHSGLHGRDRSAVTDLAYGEARWRRWLDAALAPHLGRPDALPPDVRTLLRLGTFDRLKRGTPAHAATSTWVDVARRRTPRFAKLVNAVLRRVAPPEAPSPALAASLPDATYARLVAALGDDRAATAAAAMRTPGPTWLAVLAPDADAALARDGADVAPGPVPGTRRVRPAGRLGDLEAFRRGLVQPMNPASTLVAHALQAPTGARVLDLASGRGIKAAVLAAGGARVEAVERDPGKLAAAQRNLARLGRRTDARAADLLAPDVAADLARDPAPYVLLDAPCSGSGTLRGHPEIADRFDVADLPALADAQRRLLHVAADATAAGGTLVYATCSLFAEEGPDVVAQVLHARGDLTPDPPPFATLAPDVPLHPAAVGTFTLPADGLDGFYVARLRRTATP, encoded by the coding sequence GTGGGCGCCGCGCCCCACGCCGACGCCCCCCGCGACCCGCGCGACGTCGCCTTCGACGTCGCGCGGCGGGCCGCGCGGACCGGGCGGCTGTCCCGTACCCTCGGGCGCGCCCTCGACCACAGCGGCCTCCACGGTCGCGACCGGTCCGCGGTCACCGACCTCGCGTACGGCGAAGCGCGCTGGCGCCGCTGGCTCGACGCCGCCCTCGCCCCGCACCTCGGCCGCCCCGACGCCCTCCCCCCCGACGTCCGCACGCTGCTCCGGCTCGGAACCTTCGACCGACTGAAGCGGGGTACGCCCGCGCACGCCGCGACGTCGACGTGGGTCGACGTCGCCCGCCGCCGCACCCCCCGCTTCGCGAAGCTCGTCAACGCCGTCCTGCGCCGCGTCGCGCCCCCCGAGGCGCCCTCCCCCGCCCTCGCGGCGTCGCTCCCCGACGCGACGTACGCGCGCCTCGTCGCCGCGCTCGGGGACGACCGCGCCGCCACCGCCGCCGCCGCCATGCGGACGCCCGGCCCGACCTGGCTGGCGGTCCTGGCGCCCGACGCGGACGCGGCGCTCGCCCGCGACGGCGCGGACGTCGCGCCCGGCCCCGTCCCGGGCACGCGTCGCGTCCGCCCAGCGGGCCGGCTTGGCGACCTCGAGGCGTTCCGGCGGGGCCTCGTGCAACCGATGAACCCCGCCTCCACCCTCGTCGCGCACGCCCTGCAGGCGCCCACGGGCGCCCGCGTGCTCGACCTCGCCAGCGGGCGCGGCATCAAGGCGGCGGTCCTCGCCGCCGGCGGCGCCCGGGTCGAGGCCGTCGAGCGCGACCCCGGCAAACTCGCGGCTGCGCAGCGCAACCTCGCGCGCCTCGGGCGACGGACCGACGCCCGCGCCGCCGACCTCCTCGCGCCCGACGTCGCCGCCGACCTCGCCCGCGACCCCGCCCCCTACGTCCTGCTGGACGCCCCCTGCAGCGGGTCGGGCACGCTGCGCGGCCACCCGGAGATCGCCGACCGGTTCGACGTCGCCGACCTCCCCGCCCTCGCCGACGCCCAACGCCGACTCCTGCACGTCGCCGCCGACGCCACCGCCGCCGGCGGGACCCTCGTCTACGCCACCTGCTCGCTGTTCGCCGAGGAGGGCCCGGACGTCGTCGCGCAGGTCCTGCACGCCCGCGGCGACCTGACGCCCGACCCGCCCCCCTTCGCGACGCTCGCGCCGGACGTCCCGCTCCACCCGGCCGCCGTCGGGACGTTCACGCTGCCGGCCGACGGCCTGGACGGCTTCTACGTCGCGCGCCTGCGCCGGACGGCCACCCCGTGA
- a CDS encoding zinc metallopeptidase, whose protein sequence is MFAIFILMMVLTLGAQWYLRSTFGTWSKKANTAGLTGRDTARTILRKHGLDDTVAIEQVRGELSDHYDPTKRVVRLSDPIHSQASVAGMAVAAHEVGHALQHANAYAPLQWRSALMPVANIGGQFGPYLAIFGLMLGASGLLNVGIVLFGAAVAFQLVTLPIEFDASRRALAEMRDLGIVTQNDAGGARAVLNAAALTYVAAAAGSVMYLLYFILMARR, encoded by the coding sequence ATGTTCGCGATCTTCATCCTCATGATGGTCCTGACGCTCGGGGCGCAGTGGTACCTGCGCTCCACCTTCGGCACCTGGTCGAAGAAGGCCAACACCGCCGGCCTCACCGGGCGCGACACCGCCCGCACGATCCTGCGCAAGCACGGCCTCGACGACACCGTCGCCATCGAGCAGGTCCGCGGCGAACTCAGCGACCACTACGACCCCACGAAGCGGGTCGTGCGCCTCTCCGACCCGATCCACTCGCAGGCCTCCGTCGCCGGCATGGCGGTCGCCGCGCACGAGGTGGGGCACGCCCTGCAGCACGCGAACGCCTACGCGCCGCTGCAGTGGCGCAGTGCCCTGATGCCGGTCGCCAACATCGGGGGGCAGTTCGGGCCCTACCTGGCGATCTTCGGGCTGATGCTCGGCGCGTCGGGCCTCCTAAACGTCGGCATCGTGCTTTTCGGCGCGGCGGTCGCGTTCCAGTTGGTGACGCTCCCCATCGAGTTCGACGCCTCGCGCCGCGCACTCGCGGAGATGCGCGACCTCGGCATCGTCACCCAGAACGACGCCGGCGGCGCCCGCGCGGTCCTGAACGCCGCCGCGCTGACGTACGTCGCCGCCGCCGCCGGCAGCGTGATGTACCTGCTGTACTTCATCCTCATGGCGCGCCGCTGA
- a CDS encoding stage V sporulation protein S codes for METLRVSATSRPHAVAGAIAGVLRRDRTVAVQAIGASAVNQAIKALAVARGYLADDRLELAATPGFVTLELHGEERTAVHLHVAARPNGVEATGTPPEARRAPIVRWADALLD; via the coding sequence GTGGAAACCCTTCGCGTCTCCGCAACGTCCCGGCCCCACGCCGTCGCCGGCGCGATCGCCGGCGTCCTCCGGCGCGACCGCACCGTCGCCGTCCAGGCGATCGGCGCGTCCGCCGTCAACCAGGCGATCAAAGCGCTCGCCGTGGCCCGCGGCTACCTCGCCGACGACCGCCTCGAGCTCGCCGCGACGCCGGGCTTCGTGACGCTCGAGCTGCACGGCGAGGAACGCACGGCGGTGCACCTCCACGTCGCCGCCCGCCCGAACGGCGTGGAGGCGACCGGCACCCCGCCCGAGGCGCGCCGGGCGCCGATCGTTCGTTGGGCCGACGCCCTCCTCGACTGA
- the ilvB gene encoding biosynthetic-type acetolactate synthase large subunit codes for MNGAEVIIRALERHGVEVAFGHPGGAIMPVYDAIYDGDVRHVLVRHEQAGAHAADAYYRASGKPGVVIATSGPGATNLVTGLATAMMDSSAVVAITGNVPTSLIGTDAFQEADVYGITGPVTKHNFLVKSVQDLPRVIAEAFHIATTGRPGPVLVDVPKDVQQAVFEGDPDAPVEVDLPGFQPTWSGHAGQIRKAAEAIRAAEKPVMMVGGGGQVAAPEVMAFAERLGVPVITTLMGIGAYPAGRDQALGMPGMHGTVTSNRAITHCDLIIGAGLRFDDRVTGKISRFAPNATVVHIDVDPAEISKLVHAHVPVVGDLRDVLPRLADELGPLDVEPWWAQLREWKARYPERYKTDKPLVSQEVIELMRDVVGPDAIVATDVGQHQMFAARLFPTHAPRTWITSGGLGTMGFGLPAAIGAAFANPGTPVVLIAGDGSIQMNIQELATIRKHDLPIFIAIANNGVLGMVRQWQELFHAQRYSEIFLADSNPDFAKLAEAYGIEGHNVFDRETAATLVPDVVARGGPALLNFVVYESEKVFPMIPAGAGVDEMMIGDQEPETPEATS; via the coding sequence ATGAACGGTGCCGAAGTCATCATCCGCGCGCTGGAACGCCACGGGGTCGAGGTCGCCTTCGGGCACCCCGGGGGCGCGATCATGCCCGTGTACGACGCGATCTACGATGGTGACGTCCGGCACGTCCTGGTCCGTCACGAGCAGGCCGGCGCGCACGCCGCCGACGCCTACTACCGGGCGTCGGGCAAGCCCGGCGTCGTGATCGCCACCAGCGGTCCCGGCGCGACGAACCTGGTGACGGGCCTGGCGACCGCGATGATGGACAGCAGCGCCGTCGTCGCGATCACCGGCAACGTCCCCACCAGCCTCATCGGGACCGACGCCTTCCAGGAGGCGGACGTCTACGGGATCACCGGGCCGGTCACGAAGCACAACTTCCTCGTCAAGTCGGTTCAGGACCTCCCCCGCGTCATCGCCGAAGCGTTCCACATCGCCACGACCGGCCGGCCCGGCCCGGTCCTGGTCGACGTCCCCAAGGACGTCCAGCAGGCGGTCTTCGAGGGCGACCCCGACGCGCCGGTGGAGGTGGACCTGCCCGGGTTCCAACCCACCTGGAGCGGGCACGCCGGCCAGATCCGCAAGGCCGCCGAAGCGATCCGCGCCGCGGAGAAGCCGGTGATGATGGTGGGCGGCGGCGGTCAGGTCGCCGCCCCCGAGGTCATGGCGTTCGCCGAACGCCTCGGGGTGCCGGTCATCACGACCCTCATGGGGATCGGGGCGTACCCCGCGGGCCGCGACCAGGCGCTGGGCATGCCCGGCATGCACGGCACCGTCACCTCCAACCGCGCGATCACGCACTGCGACCTAATCATCGGGGCGGGCCTGCGCTTCGACGACCGCGTGACGGGCAAGATCAGTCGCTTCGCGCCGAACGCGACGGTCGTCCACATCGACGTCGACCCGGCGGAGATCTCCAAGCTCGTGCACGCGCACGTGCCGGTCGTCGGGGACTTGCGCGACGTCCTGCCGCGCCTCGCCGACGAGCTGGGGCCGTTGGACGTCGAGCCGTGGTGGGCGCAACTCCGCGAGTGGAAGGCGCGCTACCCCGAGCGCTACAAGACCGACAAGCCGCTGGTCAGCCAAGAGGTGATCGAGCTCATGCGCGACGTCGTCGGGCCCGACGCCATCGTCGCGACCGACGTCGGGCAGCACCAGATGTTCGCCGCGCGCCTGTTCCCCACGCACGCCCCGCGCACCTGGATCACGTCCGGGGGGCTCGGGACGATGGGCTTCGGGCTGCCCGCCGCGATCGGTGCGGCGTTCGCGAACCCGGGGACGCCGGTCGTGCTGATCGCGGGGGACGGCAGCATCCAAATGAACATCCAGGAGCTCGCGACGATCCGCAAGCACGACCTGCCGATCTTCATCGCCATCGCCAACAACGGGGTGCTCGGCATGGTGCGGCAGTGGCAGGAGCTGTTCCACGCGCAGCGCTACAGCGAGATCTTCCTCGCCGACAGCAACCCCGACTTCGCGAAGCTGGCCGAGGCGTACGGCATCGAGGGGCACAACGTCTTCGATCGCGAGACCGCCGCGACCCTCGTGCCCGACGTCGTCGCGCGGGGTGGGCCGGCGCTGCTGAACTTCGTGGTGTACGAATCCGAGAAGGTCTTCCCGATGATCCCCGCCGGCGCCGGCGTCGACGAAATGATGATCGGCGACCAGGAGCCCGAGACGCCCGAGGCGACCTCGTGA
- the ilvN gene encoding acetolactate synthase small subunit, translated as MSGVSTRRVISVTVRDEPGVLVRIAGLFARRGFNIASLSVAESETPGLSRTTFVVDGDPGTIEQVQKQLQKLVDVLKVVDHTETNFVDRELMLIKVAVRGPDERVELRQIAQDFRARIVDVARRALVFELTGDEGKMDAFIDQMQDFGIVELIRTGRVALPRSAGRAARGGEGAVQERADVT; from the coding sequence GTGAGTGGCGTCTCGACGCGGCGCGTCATCTCCGTCACGGTCCGCGACGAACCGGGTGTCCTCGTCCGCATCGCCGGCCTCTTCGCCCGTCGCGGCTTCAACATCGCGTCGTTGTCCGTCGCGGAATCCGAAACGCCCGGCCTCAGCCGAACGACGTTCGTCGTCGACGGGGACCCCGGCACGATCGAGCAGGTGCAGAAGCAACTCCAGAAGCTCGTGGACGTCCTCAAGGTCGTCGATCACACCGAAACGAACTTCGTCGATCGGGAGCTCATGCTGATCAAGGTCGCGGTGCGCGGCCCCGACGAACGCGTCGAGCTGCGGCAGATCGCGCAGGACTTCCGCGCGCGGATCGTGGACGTCGCCCGGCGCGCCCTCGTGTTCGAACTGACCGGCGACGAGGGCAAGATGGACGCCTTCATCGACCAAATGCAGGACTTCGGCATCGTCGAACTCATCCGCACCGGCCGGGTGGCGCTGCCGCGCAGCGCCGGTCGGGCGGCGCGCGGCGGCGAGGGCGCCGTCCAGGAGCGGGCCGACGTGACCTGA
- the ilvC gene encoding ketol-acid reductoisomerase, which translates to MATIYYDDDANLQVLQGKTIAILGFGSQGHAHALNAHASGLDVVVGLREGSASRAEAEAAGLKVTGIADAAKAGDLVMVLLPDEIQGAVYAQEIAPNLAPGDALAFAHGFNRVFHQVTPPEGVDVVMIAPKGPGHLVRRVFVEGGGVPCLVAVDVDATGEAMPRALAYAKAIGGTRGGALETTFREETETDLFGEQAVLCGGVSELMQAGFDTLVEAGYQPEIAYFECVHEMKLIVDLIYEGGFETMRHSISNTAEYGDYRTGKRIVTEETRAEMRDVLEEIRNGTFAQEFLLENRVGQPRLKTERAASDRSLVATVGKRLRKMMSFIAS; encoded by the coding sequence ATGGCCACCATCTACTACGACGACGACGCGAACCTGCAGGTCCTGCAGGGCAAGACGATCGCCATCCTGGGGTTCGGCTCGCAGGGCCACGCCCACGCGCTGAACGCCCACGCCTCCGGCCTGGACGTCGTCGTCGGCCTGCGCGAGGGGTCCGCCTCGCGCGCCGAGGCGGAGGCCGCCGGCCTGAAGGTCACCGGCATCGCCGACGCCGCGAAGGCCGGCGACCTGGTGATGGTCCTCCTGCCCGACGAGATCCAGGGGGCGGTCTACGCCCAGGAGATCGCGCCGAACCTCGCGCCGGGCGACGCCCTGGCGTTCGCGCACGGCTTCAATCGCGTCTTCCACCAGGTCACGCCCCCCGAGGGCGTCGACGTCGTCATGATCGCGCCGAAGGGCCCCGGGCACCTGGTGCGCCGCGTGTTCGTCGAGGGGGGCGGCGTGCCCTGCCTCGTCGCGGTGGACGTCGACGCGACCGGGGAGGCGATGCCGCGCGCCCTGGCGTACGCCAAGGCGATCGGGGGGACGCGCGGCGGGGCGCTGGAGACGACGTTCCGCGAGGAGACCGAAACCGACCTGTTCGGCGAGCAGGCGGTGCTGTGCGGCGGCGTGAGCGAACTCATGCAGGCCGGCTTCGACACCCTCGTCGAGGCGGGCTACCAGCCGGAGATCGCCTACTTCGAGTGCGTGCACGAGATGAAGTTGATCGTCGACCTGATCTACGAGGGCGGCTTCGAGACCATGCGGCACTCGATCAGCAACACCGCCGAGTACGGCGACTACCGGACCGGGAAGCGCATCGTGACGGAGGAGACCCGCGCGGAGATGCGCGACGTCCTCGAGGAGATCCGCAACGGCACGTTCGCGCAGGAGTTCCTGCTCGAGAACCGCGTGGGGCAGCCGCGCCTCAAGACCGAACGCGCGGCCAGCGACCGCAGCCTGGTGGCGACCGTGGGCAAGCGACTACGCAAGATGATGTCCTTCATCGCGTCGTAG
- a CDS encoding 2-isopropylmalate synthase yields the protein MARIKIFDTTLRDGEQSPGVTLNLREKREIARQLARLGVDVIEAGFPVASPGDFESVSEIARVTAEENADVVVAGLARAHRGDIERAAAALETAAAPRIHTFIATSPIHIEKKLQSTPDAVLERAVDAVRFAKSFVDDVEFSAEDAGRSDPAFLEAIFAATVDAGATTINVPDTVGYMTPWEYGALIERLRERVPALRDVDLSTHCHDDLGLAVANSLAGVRAGATQVECTLNGIGERAGNASLEEIVMALETRADVWGHATNVTTRELYRTSRMVSMMTGMVVPPNKAVVGDNAFAHESGIHQDGVIKAVETYEIMSAETVGRDAGVLVMGKHSGRRAFRATLQDLGYAAFEEADLDRLFAEFKDLADRKATVTSEDIRALVDAETTRVPETYALRRVQFQSGTGVTPVATVEVEIDGEAREEASVGDGPVDAIYHAIERLTGRALRLESYEIRSVGHGKDALGEVTVRAREGDRVVHARGLSTDVVEASAKAYLEAMNKLAAGLGRPDGGPRPDDVVPSEPADDARGAAAS from the coding sequence ATGGCCCGCATCAAGATCTTCGACACGACCCTGCGCGACGGCGAGCAGAGCCCCGGCGTCACGCTCAACCTGCGCGAGAAACGCGAGATCGCGCGCCAGCTCGCGCGGCTCGGCGTGGACGTCATCGAAGCCGGCTTCCCCGTCGCGTCGCCCGGCGACTTCGAGAGCGTCTCGGAGATCGCGCGGGTCACGGCGGAGGAGAACGCCGACGTCGTCGTCGCCGGCCTCGCGCGCGCGCATCGCGGCGACATCGAGCGCGCCGCCGCGGCGCTCGAGACCGCCGCGGCGCCGCGCATCCACACCTTCATCGCGACGAGCCCCATCCACATCGAGAAGAAGCTGCAGAGCACGCCCGACGCCGTGCTCGAGCGGGCGGTGGACGCCGTGAGGTTCGCGAAGTCGTTCGTGGACGACGTCGAGTTCAGCGCCGAGGACGCCGGCCGGAGCGACCCGGCGTTCCTCGAAGCGATCTTCGCTGCGACCGTGGACGCCGGCGCGACCACCATCAACGTGCCCGACACGGTCGGCTACATGACGCCGTGGGAGTACGGCGCGTTGATCGAACGCCTGCGGGAGCGGGTGCCGGCGTTGCGCGACGTCGACCTGTCGACGCACTGTCACGACGACCTGGGCCTCGCGGTCGCCAACTCGCTCGCCGGCGTGCGGGCGGGCGCGACGCAGGTCGAGTGCACCCTCAACGGCATCGGGGAGCGCGCCGGGAACGCCAGCCTCGAGGAGATCGTCATGGCGCTCGAGACGCGCGCCGACGTGTGGGGGCACGCGACGAACGTGACGACCCGCGAGCTGTACCGCACGTCGCGGATGGTGTCGATGATGACGGGGATGGTGGTGCCACCCAACAAGGCGGTCGTCGGCGACAACGCCTTCGCGCACGAGTCCGGCATCCACCAGGACGGCGTCATCAAGGCGGTCGAGACGTACGAAATCATGTCCGCCGAGACCGTCGGGCGGGACGCCGGCGTGCTCGTCATGGGCAAGCACTCGGGGCGTCGCGCCTTCCGCGCGACGCTGCAGGACCTCGGGTACGCCGCGTTCGAGGAGGCGGACCTCGACCGCCTGTTCGCGGAGTTCAAGGACCTCGCCGACCGCAAGGCGACCGTCACCAGCGAGGACATCCGCGCACTGGTCGACGCGGAAACCACCCGCGTGCCGGAGACGTACGCGTTGCGCCGCGTGCAGTTCCAGAGCGGGACCGGCGTCACGCCGGTCGCGACGGTCGAGGTGGAGATCGACGGCGAAGCGCGCGAGGAGGCGTCGGTCGGTGACGGGCCGGTCGACGCGATCTACCACGCGATCGAGCGGTTGACGGGCCGCGCGTTGCGGCTCGAGTCGTACGAGATCCGCTCGGTCGGTCACGGCAAGGACGCGCTCGGCGAGGTCACCGTCCGCGCCCGCGAAGGGGACCGCGTCGTGCATGCGCGCGGGCTGTCGACCGACGTCGTCGAGGCGTCGGCGAAGGCGTACCTGGAGGCCATGAACAAGCTCGCCGCCGGCCTCGGCCGACCCGACGGCGGACCGCGGCCCGACGACGTCGTCCCGAGCGAACCGGCCGACGACGCGCGCGGCGCCGCAGCGTCGTGA